A portion of the Ricinus communis isolate WT05 ecotype wild-type chromosome 10, ASM1957865v1, whole genome shotgun sequence genome contains these proteins:
- the LOC8284298 gene encoding cytochrome P450 89A2, translating into METWFLIIVTLCISSLIKSLFNLFFQSKKQSLPPGPVKFPIIGNVLWLRKSFFELESIIRSLHKELGPMITLHIGSRPNIFIADRSLAHQALVRNGTVFANRPRAPATTKITTHNQHSVNSAFYGPTWRLLRRNLTSEILHPSRVKSYSHARKWVLEILLNRFESQSKSGDPVLVVDNFQYAMFCLLVLMCFGDKLDQKQIEEIERVERTGLLSIRRFDKLNFMPRLTKIVFRKRWSEFLQLQKDREEVLIPLIRARKKVNEEIKSKNCNNEFVLSYVDTLFDLQLPDEKRKLREKEMVALCNEFLNAGTDTTSTALQWVMANLVKYPYIQEKLFMEIKSVVADGEEEVKEDDLQKMSYLKAVILEGLRRHPPTHFVLPHAVTEDVVLGKYLVPKNANINFMVAEMGWDPEVWEEPMAFKPERFMGSDSNGEVFDITGSREIKMMPFGVGRRICPGYGLALLHLEYFVANLVWNFQWKAIDGDDIDLSEKQQFTIVMKNPLQAHISPRFKRNNHNI; encoded by the coding sequence atggaaacCTGGTTCCTCATCATCGTCACTCTCTGCATCTCTTCTCTCATCAAATCCcttttcaatcttttttttcaatCCAAGAAGCAGAGCCTCCCTCCAGGTCCTGTTAAGTTCCCCATCATAGGCAACGTTCTATGGCTTCGAAAATCCTTCTTCGAGCTCGAATCAATCATCCGCTCTCTCCACAAAGAACTGGGCCCTATGATCACTCTCCACATCGGTTCCCGCCCCAACATCTTCATCGCTGATCGCTCTCTTGCCCATCAAGCCTTAGTCCGAAACGGAACAGTTTTTGCTAATCGACCGCGAGCTCCTGCTACTACTAAAATTACTACTCACAATCAACATAGTGTCAATTCCGCCTTTTATGGTCCTACTTGGCGTCTCCTTCGCAGGAATCTTACGTCCGAAATCCTCCATCCTTCGCGGGTTAAGTCTTACTCTCATGCGCGCAAATGGGTGCTCGAAATCCTCCTCAATCGCTTTGAATCGCAGTCCAAATCTGGGGACCCTGTTCTTGTTGTAGATAATTTTCAATACGCCATGTTTTGTTTATTAGTGCTTATGTGTTTTGGAGACAAGCTAGATCAAAAACAGATTGAGGAAATAGAGAGAGTAGAGCGTACAGGGCTTCTGAGTATTCGTAGATTCGATAAGCTTAATTTCATGCCACGGTTGACAAAGATTGTGTTTAGGAAACGATGGTCCGAGTTCTTGCAGCTACAAAAGGACCGAGAAGAGGTTTTGATCCCGTTGATAAGAGCAAGAAAGAAGGTGAATGAAGAGATAAAAAGCAAGAATTGCAATAATGAGTTTGTCTTATCTTATGTTGACACCTTGTTTGATCTACAACTTCCTGACGAGAAAAGAAAGCTTAGAGAGAAGGAAATGGTTGCTTTATGCAACGAGTTTCTGAATGCCGGCACGGATACTACTTCCACTGCCCTGCAATGGGTCATGGCAAATTTGGTCAAATACCCATATATTcaagaaaagctttttatgGAGATTAAAAGTGTTGTTGCtgatggagaagaagaagtaaAAGAAGATGATTTGCAAAAGATGTCATATTTGAAAGCTGTAATTTTAGAAGGTCTAAGGAGGCACCCGCCAACTCATTTTGTGTTGCCACATGCTGTGACTGAAGATGTAGTTTTGGGTAAATATTTAGTACCCAAAAATGCCAATATAAACTTCATGGTAGCAGAAATGGGTTGGGATCCGGAGGTGTGGGAGGAGCCCATGGCATTTAAGCCTGAAAGATTTATGGGCAGTGATAGTAATGGAGAAGTGTTTGATATAACTGGAAGCAGGGAAATTAAGATGATGCCATTTGGTGTAGGAAGGAGGATTTGCCCAGGATACGGATTGGCATTACTTCATTTGGAGTATTTTGTGGCTAATTTAGTTTGGAATTTCCAGTGGAAAGCTATTGATGGAGATGATATTGATCTGTCCGAGAAGCAACAATTCACAATTGTGATGAAGAATCCATTGCAGGCTCACATTTCTCCCAGgttcaaaagaaataatcatAATATCTAG
- the LOC112535583 gene encoding vinorine synthase: MEIEKISERFIKPSSPTPPHLKTYKISLIDQFLMYGIDIPMLFFYSNQPANPIAIDDFISKRSQLLKQSLSETLIHYYPLAGRIKDHLSVDCNDEGVCYVEAQANITLSGYFSQPDYLTLMDSLLPRQVSCSASSPGSYVVTIQVTTFVCGSITIGLFGAHMIMDAAGLISFVKAWAATLCNSRKETATPSFHGASIFPPYDAFPRDATMASFDEPFLKTGKLAARTFVFDASTISNLKAQATNSSVENPTRIEVVSSFLFECISAVLRAKSGTDKPFAFTFLVSWKRKAIPPLPENLFGNFIWMASGLSSPEQTKLSSLVCKVRETISKIGTDFVKDIRSESSDGAFSMLSETITGTRRKFTSSTLTNGVNFVMASSLCNLGLYDVDFGWGKPLWVTCVDVPVNSSSADHEFLNSVAFMDSRTGKGIEAWVFMDEEDLVLLEKYEKLLAYASATPNPLKPDLHVSHS, encoded by the coding sequence ATGGAGATTGAAAAAATTTCTGAAAGATTCATTAAACCCTCTTCCCCAACACCTCCTCATCTTAAAACCTACAAGATTTCTCTAATAGATCAGTTTCTAATGTATGGTATCGACATCCCCATGCTCTTCTTCTATTCCAACCAACCTGCCAATCCCATTGCCATTGATGATTTCATCTCAAAGAGATCACAATTGCTGAAGCAATCTTTGTCCGAAACCTTAATACATTATTACCCACTTGCAGGAAGAATTAAAGACCACCTTTCTGTTGATTGTAACGATGAAGGTGTATGTTACGTGGAGGCCCAAGCTAATATTACTTTATCTGGATATTTTAGCCAACCTGATTATCTCACTTTAATGGACAGCTTGTTGCCAAGACAGGTCAGTTGCTCTGCATCATCCCCCGGATCATATGTTGTCACGATTCAGGTAACCACCTTTGTATGTGGTAGCATCACTATTGGTCTGTTTGGTGCACACATGATCATGGACGCAGCCGGGTTGATTTCGTTTGTGAAAGCTTGGGCTGCCACTCTGTGCAACTCTAGAAAAGAAACCGCAACTCCCAGTTTTCACGGAGCATCTATTTTTCCACCATATGATGCATTCCCGAGAGATGCAACTATGGCATCTTTTGATGAACCCTTTCTCAAAACAGGGAAGCTTGCTGCAAGGACGTTTGTGTTTGACGCGTCGACTATTTCCAATCTCAAGGCCCAAGCTACCAATTCAAGCGTGGAAAACCCAACACGGATTGAGGTggtttcttcatttctttttgaatgCATCTCGGCTGTCCTCAGGGCAAAGTCAGGTACTGATAAGCCATTTGCATTCACGTTTCTTGTGAGTTGGAAGCGAAAAGCTATACCACCACTGCCAGAAAACTTATTTGGAAACTTTATTTGGATGGCCTCTGGTCTATCCTCCCCTGAGCAAACTAAACTATCTAGTTTAGTGTGCAAAGTGAGGGAAACAATAAGTAAAATTGGCACTGATTTTGTTAAGGATATACGAAGTGAATCAAGTGATGGAGCATTCTCAATGCTTTCTGAGACGATCACAGGTACTCGTAGAAAATTTACCAGCTCAACACTTACCAATGGCGTGAATTTTGTCATGGCTAGTAGTTTGTGTAACTTGGGCCTATATGATGTTGATTTTGGATGGGGAAAGCCATTGTGGGTTACTTGCGTTGACGTACCGGTTAATTCCTCTTCTGCTGATCATGAGTTCTTGAATTCTGTGGCTTTTATGGATTCAAGAACGGGGAAAGGAATTGAAGCATGGGTATTCATGGATGAAGAAGACTTAGTTTTACTGGAGAAATATGAAAAGCTCCTTGCATATGCTTCCGCTACCCCAAATCCTCTGAAACCAGACTTGCACGTTTCTCATTCATGA